In Gymnogyps californianus isolate 813 chromosome 1, ASM1813914v2, whole genome shotgun sequence, the following are encoded in one genomic region:
- the TSPAN9 gene encoding tetraspanin-9: protein MARGCLCCLKYMMFLFNLIFWLCGCGLLGVGIWLSVSQGNFATFSPSFPSLSAANLVIAIGTVIMVTGFLGCLGAIKENKCLLLSFFIVLLIILLAELILLILFFVYMDKVSESAKKDLKEGMKLYNSENNVGLKNAWNIIQAEMKCCGVNDFTDWYPVLGENTVPDRCCTENSQDCGRNSTELVWKTGCYERVMTWFDENKHVLGSIGMCILIMQILGMAFSMTLFQQIHRTGKKYDA, encoded by the exons TTATGTGGCTGTGGGCTGCTGGGTGTGGGCATCTGGCTGTCAGTGTCTCAAGGAAACTTCGCCACATTTTCTCCTAGCTTTCCGTCGCTTTCAGCTGCCAACCTAGTCATTGCCATTGGCACAGTCATCATGGTGACCGGCTTTCTGGGCTGCCTAGGTGCTATCAAGGAAAACAAGTGCCTCCTGTTGAGT tTTTTCATCGTTTTGCTGATAATTCTCCTGGCAGAGCTGATATTactcattttgttctttgtttatATGGACAAG GTGAGTGAGAGTGCAAAGAAGGATTTGAAGGAAGGTATGAAGCTAtacaattcagaaaataatgttggACTGAAAAATGCATGGAATATCATTCAAGCAGAG ATGAAATGCTGTGGTGTGAATGACTTTACGGATTGGTACCCAGTGCTGGGAGAAAACACTGTCCCAGACCGATGTTGTACAGAAAACTCCCAAGACTGTGGACGAAACTCCACCGAATTAGTGTGGAAGACG GGATGTTACGAGAGAGTTATGACCTGGTTTGATGAGAATAAGCACGTCCTTGGTTCAATTGGGATGTGCATCCTCATAATGCAG attcTTGGGATGGCCTTCTCCATGACACTCTTCCAGCAGATTCACAGGACTGGCAAAAAATATGACGCCTAA